A part of Phaenicophaeus curvirostris isolate KB17595 chromosome 29, BPBGC_Pcur_1.0, whole genome shotgun sequence genomic DNA contains:
- the NAXE gene encoding NAD(P)H-hydrate epimerase: MHRPAPGPRFLGQDEAQAIDQELFSEYGFSVEQLMELAGLSCATAIAKAYPASSFTSSQPAVLVVCGPGNNGGDGLVCARHLKMFGYEPTVYYPKRPSKPLFEGLTTQCEKMDIPFLQEFPAEAALIDELYGLVVDAIFGFSFKGAVREPFGSILSTLQRVTVPIASIDIPSGWDVEKGKADGLQPDMLISLTAPKKAATHFTGRYHFLGGRFVPPALQEKYALNLPPYPGTDCVLQLG, translated from the exons ATGCACCGACCCGCCCCCGGGCCGCGATTCCTCGG GCAGGACGAAGCCCAGGCCATCGACCAGGAGCTCTTCTCCGAGTACGGGTTCAGCGTGGAGCAGCTGATGGAGCTGGCGGGGCTGAGCTGCGCCACCGCCATCGCCAAG GCTTACCCagccagctccttcaccagcagCCAGCCGGCCGTGCTGGTCGTCTGCGGGCCGGGCAACAACGGCGGCGACGGCTTGGTCTGCGCCCGCCACCTCAAAATGTTT GGCTACGAGCCAACCGTCTATTACCCCAAGCGCCCCAGCAAGCCGCTCTTTGAAGGTTTGACCACCCAATGCGAGAAGATGGACATCCCCTTCCTCCAAGAGTTCCCAGCTGAG GCTGCACTCATCGATGAGCTCTACGGCTTGGTGGTGGACGCCATCTTCGGCTTCAGCTTCAAGGGAGCCGTGCGGGAGCCCTTCGGGAGCATCCTCAGCACCCTGCAACGCGTCACGGTGCCCATCGCCAGCATCGACATCCCCTCGG GCTGGGatgtggagaaggggaaggcaGACGGTCTCCAGCCCGACATGCTCATCTCCCTCACGGCACCCAAGAAGGCGGCGACGCATTTCACCGGTCGCTACCACTTCCTCGGGGGCAGGTTTGTCCCCCCGGCGCTGCAGGAGAAATACGCTTTAAACCTGCCGCCGTATCCCGGGACCGACTGCGTCCTGCAGCTGGGATAG
- the RIT1 gene encoding GTP-binding protein Rit1 isoform X2, translating into MCWEFAEDAYKVQMRIDDEPATLDILDTAGQAEFTAMREQYMRVGEGFIICYSITDRHSFHEVRQFKHLIYRVRHTEDIPVVLVGNKSDLAQQRQVSKEEGSALAEEFNCPFFETSAANRKYIDDVFHVLVREIRRKEKEAAMAMEKRSKAKSSLWKRLKSPFRRKKHSVT; encoded by the exons atgtgcTGGGAATTCGCAGAGGACGCTTATAAAGTACAGATGCGCATTGACGACGAACCTGCCACTCTGGATATCTTGGACACTGCAGGACAG GCGGAGTTTACAGCCATGAGGGAGCAGTACATGAGGGTTGGCGAGGGATTTATCATCTGCTATTCGATCACGGACCGGCACAGCTTCCATGAAGTGCGTCAGTTCAAACACCTCATCTATCGCGTTCGACACACCGAAGACATTCCCGTGGTCCTGGTGGGAAACAAATCTGATCTGGCCCAGCAGCGACAG GTCTCTAAAGAAGAAGGCTCTGCGCTAGCAGAAGAATTCAACTGCCCTTTCTTTGAGACGTCTGCTGCGAACCGTAAGTACATTGACGACGTCTTTCATGTGCTTGTGCGAGAAATCcgtaggaaagaaaaagaagcggCGATGGCGATGGAAAAAagatcaaaagcaaaaagcagcttGTGGAAAAGACTGAAATCACCGTTCAGAAGGAAGAAGCATTCGGTCACTTGA
- the RIT1 gene encoding GTP-binding protein Rit1 isoform X1 yields the protein MDAGARAPGKPREYKLVMLGDGGVGKSAMTLQFICHRFPEDHDPTIEDAYKVQMRIDDEPATLDILDTAGQAEFTAMREQYMRVGEGFIICYSITDRHSFHEVRQFKHLIYRVRHTEDIPVVLVGNKSDLAQQRQVSKEEGSALAEEFNCPFFETSAANRKYIDDVFHVLVREIRRKEKEAAMAMEKRSKAKSSLWKRLKSPFRRKKHSVT from the exons ATGGATGCCGGAGCCCGAGCGCCGGGAAAGCCCCGCGAGTACAAACTGGTGATGCTGGGAGACGGCGGCGTCGGGAAGAGCG CCATGACCCTGCAGTTCATTTGTCACCGGTTTCCAGAGGATCATGATCCCACGATCG AGGACGCTTATAAAGTACAGATGCGCATTGACGACGAACCTGCCACTCTGGATATCTTGGACACTGCAGGACAG GCGGAGTTTACAGCCATGAGGGAGCAGTACATGAGGGTTGGCGAGGGATTTATCATCTGCTATTCGATCACGGACCGGCACAGCTTCCATGAAGTGCGTCAGTTCAAACACCTCATCTATCGCGTTCGACACACCGAAGACATTCCCGTGGTCCTGGTGGGAAACAAATCTGATCTGGCCCAGCAGCGACAG GTCTCTAAAGAAGAAGGCTCTGCGCTAGCAGAAGAATTCAACTGCCCTTTCTTTGAGACGTCTGCTGCGAACCGTAAGTACATTGACGACGTCTTTCATGTGCTTGTGCGAGAAATCcgtaggaaagaaaaagaagcggCGATGGCGATGGAAAAAagatcaaaagcaaaaagcagcttGTGGAAAAGACTGAAATCACCGTTCAGAAGGAAGAAGCATTCGGTCACTTGA